A single region of the Sciurus carolinensis chromosome 16, mSciCar1.2, whole genome shotgun sequence genome encodes:
- the LOC124966156 gene encoding insulin growth factor-like family member 2 yields the protein MHHPFRYTAASVATEAGKSSPGNDTEFLYKSQLTSPKPALLLLHYLLLPSLTGAMVLRLLVAVFMSELLVSSGSEGGTAAAPWLCQPVLRCGDQIYNPLEQCCVDDTILPLQRTQLCGLNCIYWPCFELCCPESFGPQKNFILKLKVLGV from the exons ATGCACCACCCTTTCCGGTACACTGCGGCCTCTGTTGCAACAGAAGCTGGCAAGTCCTCCCCTGGGAATGACACAGAATTCCTGTATAAGTCACAGCTCACAAGCCCCAAACCAGCTCTGCTGCTGCTCCACTACCTGCTGCTCCCTAGCCTCACGGGAGCTATGGTGCTCAGACTCTTGG TTGCTGTCTTCATGTCTGAACTCCTGGTCTCATCAGGCTCAGAAGGAGGCACAG CTGCTGCCCCGTGGCTGTGCCAGCCGGTGCTCCGGTGTGGAGACCAGATCTACAACCCCTTGGAGCAGTGCTGTGTGGACGACACCATTCTGCCCCTGCAGCGGACCCAACTCTGTGGCCTCAACTGCATCTACTGGCCCTGCTTTGAGCTCTGCTGTCCCGAGTCCTTTGGTCCCCAGAAGAACTTCATTCTGAAGCTGAAAGTTCTGGGTGTG